The Salvia splendens isolate huo1 chromosome 21, SspV2, whole genome shotgun sequence genome includes a window with the following:
- the LOC121785138 gene encoding biotin carboxyl carrier protein of acetyl-CoA carboxylase, chloroplastic-like codes for MATSFGPAAASAAASVTENARKSTASLPLCHRHFSNSVSFRLTPRPKLRFSSKGVQSGWNCSLVKGQLNKVSLGGSLKAAASTSPAGAKDVDVSEESKQTALASEETISEFVSQVASLVKLVDSKDIVELQLKQLDCEVLIRKKEALPPPPSPPVTYYQSQPQPAALPPVSAPSPLPAAAASTPAPSPPKAQPPKSSHPPLKSPMAGTFYRSPAPGEPPFVKVGDKVNKGQVLCIIEAMKLMNDIEADQSGTIVEVVVEDAKPVSVDTPLFVIEP; via the exons ATGGCGACATCGTTTGGACCAGCGGCCGCATCGGCGGCGGCCTCCGTGACGGAGAATGCGCGAAAATCGACGGCCTCTTTACCGCTCTGCCATCGCCATTTCTCCAATTCCGTCTCATTCCGTCTAACTCCGAGGCCAAAGCTCCGCTTCTCGTCCAAG gGTGTGCAGTCTGGCTGGAATTGTTCTCTTGTAAAAGGTCAATTGAATAAG GTTTCTCTGGGTGGATCTTTAAAAGCTGCAGCCTCCACTTCACCAGCTGGAGCCAAAGATGTCGATGTATCTGAGGAATCTAAACAGACTGCTTTGGCATCTGAAGAAACCATAAGCGAATTTGTTAGTCAAGTTGCCAGTCTAGTCAA GTTGGTTGATTCTAAAGATATTGTTGAACTACAGCTGAAACAACTTGATTGTGAGGTCTTAATACGTAAAAAGGAGGCCTTACCTCCACCTCCTTCTCCTCCAGTGACCTATTATCAATCACAGCCTCAGCCTGCAGCACTGCCTCCAGTTTCAGCACCTTCTCCATTGCCGGCTGCTGCAGCTTCTACTCCAGCACCTTCACCACCCAAAGCTCAGCCGCCTAAATCATCTCACCCACCTCTGAAAAGCCCCATGGCAGGAACCTTCTACCGAAGTCCAGCACCTGGTGAACCTCCATTTGTCAAG GTTGGAGATAAGGTAAACAAGGGCCAGGTTCTATGCATTATTGAGGCCATGAAGCTGATGAATGATATTGAA GCTGATCAATCTGGCACAATAGTTGAGGTTGTTGTAGAAGATGCTAAGCCAGTCAGCGTCGACACT CCTTTGTTCGTGATCGAACCTTAG
- the LOC121783621 gene encoding protein TIC 20-II, chloroplastic-like has product MASIPLLRLSLPILPYPILPHPLKSTPIPQFRLKSIPNSTTKCSYTPTPATDRLISAASYFIPFFNGLQYGRFLFAKYPLLAAPFEPLIPLLSLYHSVPYASFVTFFGLYLGVVRNPSFSRYARFNALQALVLDVLLVLPVLLQRIVSPGRTGLGLKVTAWAYSGLFLFVVACFVYGLLSSVLGKTPYLPIVAQAAARQLE; this is encoded by the coding sequence ATGGCTTCCATCCCACTCCTCCGCCTGTCCCTCCCCATCCTCCCCTACCCCATCCTCCCCCACCCCCTCAAATCCACACCCATCCCCCAATTCCGCCTCAAATCAATCCCCAATTCGACAACGAAATGCTCGTACACCCCAACGCCGGCCACCGACCGCCTCATCTCCGCCGCGTCCTACTTCATCCCCTTCTTCAACGGCCTCCAATACGGCCGGTTCCTCTTCGCCAAGTACCCGCTCCTCGCCGCCCCCTTCGAGCCCCTAATCCCCTTGCTCTCGCTCTACCACTCCGTCCCCTACGCCAGCTTCGTCACCTTCTTCGGCCTCTACCTCGGCGTCGTCAGGAACCCTAGCTTCAGCCGCTACGCCAGGTTCAACGCGCTGCAGGCGCTCGTGCTCGACGTGCTCCTCGTGCTCCCCGTGCTGCTGCAGAGGATAGTTTCCCCCGGGCGGACCGGGCTTGGGCTGAAGGTCACGGCGTGGGCCTATTCTGGGCTTTTTTTGTTTGTGGTGGCCTGCTTTGTCTATGGGCTGCTGTCGAGTGTGCTTGGGAAGACTCCCTATTTGCCGATTGTTGCTCAAGCTGCTGCCCGTCAGCTAGAATGA
- the LOC121783288 gene encoding uncharacterized protein LOC121783288, which yields MASTDRTAILTMVILLTASAAAISDSHTSFYDVVQSNGLPMGLFPKGISEYSVDPLSGAFELRMLSASPCDAKFETPLRYQCNITGRLSYGQVSDISGVAAQDLFLWLPVKSIRVDIPSSGLIYFDVGMVFKQFSLSFFETPKECNAVLGDGETVFLFEKGGAATRPVEDLHGHLEMERVTDEGQRAAS from the exons ATGGCTTCCACAGATCGCACAGCAATCCTAACGATGGTAATCCTACTAACAGCGTCTGCCGCCGCAATTTCCGATTCCCATACCTCGTTCTACGACGTCGTGCAATCCAACGGTTTGCCGATGGGCCTTTTCCCCAAGGGCATATCGGAATATTCCGTCGATCCTCTCTCCGGCGCCTTCGAGCTCCGCATGCTCTCCGCTTCGCCGTGCGACGCCAAGTTCGAGACGCCGCTGCGATACCAATGCAACATCACCGGCAGGCTGAGTTATGGCCAGGTTTCCGATATCTCCGGCGTCGCCGCGCAGGATCTGTTCCTGTGGCTGCCGGTGAAGAGCATTCGCGTCGATATCCCCAGCTCCGGCCTGATTTACTTCGACGTTGGCATGGTGTTCAAGCAGTTCTCCTTGTCGTTCTTCGAGACGCCTAAGGAGTGTAATGCTGTCCTCGGGGACGGTGAGACGGTGTTTCTGTTTGAGAAAGGCGGTGCTGCCACTCGTCCTGTTGAG GATCTTCATGGCCACTTGGAGATGGAGCGAGTGACAGATGAGGGACAAAGAGCGGCTTCTTGA
- the LOC121784737 gene encoding putative RNA-binding protein Luc7-like 1 isoform X1 has protein sequence MDALRKQLDVLMGANRNGDAQEVTRKYYDRDVCRLFLAGLCPHELFQLTKMDKGPCPKVHSLQLRKEYEDAKAKGVDNYDRDLEDNIDRLIVECDRKIERALKRLDEEDAKAAVAISVSEVTLTPEIDEMSKQIKEKLHELDQFDLEGKTDMKMRVQEEIEELRTQRADKQSMLLLDAFNKDRASLPQPMANALQGAPMPAAVPDPHIQEMINEKLKKAEELGEQGMVDEAQKALEEAEALKKLPARQEPVLDSSKYTAADVRITDQKLRVCDICGAFLSVYDSDRRLADHFGGKLHLGYMLIREKLVELQEERDKKRKTLEEERRKSLEHERGSSKDRERVDRGDRKDYDRRSRDRDRHYDRSRGSDRERVRERESSRNYDSRSHRRSRSRSRERSRDYDRNRRRERN, from the exons ATGGATGCGCTAAGGAAGCAGCTCGATGTGCTGATGGGAGCCAACCGCAACGGCGACGCGCAGGAGGTGACGCGCAAGTACTACGATCGCGACGTCTGCCGCCTCTTCCTCGCCGGACTTTGCCCGCACGAGCTTTTCCAGCTTACT AAAATGGACAAGGGACCATGCCCCAAGGTGCACTCGCTGCAGCTGAGGAAAGA ATATGAGGATGCAAAAGCAAAGGGTGTTGACAATTATGATAGGGATTTAGAGGATAACATAGACAGACTTATTGTCGAGTGTGATCGTAAAATTGAAAGGGCTCTGAAGAGACTTGATGAAGAGGATGCCAAAGCAGCTGTTGCAATTTCTGTATCGGAAGTTACCCTG ACACCAGAGATTGATGAGATGTCAAAGCAAATTAAGGAGAAATTGCATGAACTCGATCAATTTG ATCTTGAAGGCAAGACGGACATGAAGATGCGGGTCCAGGAAGAGATTGAAGAGCTAAGAACTCAAAGAGCAGATAAACAG TCTATGCTTCTTTTGGATGCTTTCAACAAAGATCGTGCATCTCTTCCTCAGCCTATGGCGAATGCTTTGCAGGGTGCACCTATGCCTGCAGCTGTTCCAGATCCTCACATTCAGGAGATGATCAATGAAAAGCTAAAGAAAGCTGAAGAACTTG GTGAACAAGGAATGGTAGATGAAGCACAGAAAGCATTAGAAGAGGCCGAAGCACTAAAAAAG CTGCCAGCTCGACAGGAACCTGTACTGGATTCATCAAAGTACACAGCTGCTGATGTGCGCATT ACTGATCAGAAGCTTCGTGTCTGTGACATTTGTGGAGCATTCCTCAGTGTTTATGACAG CGATCGCCGTTTAGCTGATCATTTTGGTGGAAAGCTCCATTTAGGGTATATGCTAATCCGTGAAAAGCTAGTTGAACTCCAG GAAGAGCGAGACAAGAAACGTAAAACCCTTGAAGAAGAGAGAAG GAAAAGCCTGGAGCATGAGAGAGGATCTAGCAAGGATCGAGAAAGAGTTGACAGAGGTGATCGTAAGGATTATGATCGTCGGAGCCGAGACCGGGACAGGCATTATGATCGCAGCCGTGGTAGTGACCGTGAGCgtgtaagagagagggagagttcTCGTAACTACGATTCGAGGAGTCACCGAAGATCTCGTTCCCGGTCAAGAGAGCGGTCAAGAGATTATGACCGCAACAG GCGCCGCGAGCGGAACTAA
- the LOC121784737 gene encoding putative RNA-binding protein Luc7-like 2 isoform X2, with protein sequence MDALRKQLDVLMGANRNGDAQEVTRKYYDRDVCRLFLAGLCPHELFQLTKMDKGPCPKVHSLQLRKEYEDAKAKGVDNYDRDLEDNIDRLIVECDRKIERALKRLDEEDAKAAVAISVSEVTLTPEIDEMSKQIKEKLHELDQFDLEGKTDMKMRVQEEIEELRTQRADKQSMLLLDAFNKDRASLPQPMANALQGAPMPAAVPDPHIQEMINEKLKKAEELGEQGMVDEAQKALEEAEALKKLPARQEPVLDSSKYTAADVRITDQKLRVCDICGAFLSVYDSDRRLADHFGGKLHLGYMLIREKLVELQVLL encoded by the exons ATGGATGCGCTAAGGAAGCAGCTCGATGTGCTGATGGGAGCCAACCGCAACGGCGACGCGCAGGAGGTGACGCGCAAGTACTACGATCGCGACGTCTGCCGCCTCTTCCTCGCCGGACTTTGCCCGCACGAGCTTTTCCAGCTTACT AAAATGGACAAGGGACCATGCCCCAAGGTGCACTCGCTGCAGCTGAGGAAAGA ATATGAGGATGCAAAAGCAAAGGGTGTTGACAATTATGATAGGGATTTAGAGGATAACATAGACAGACTTATTGTCGAGTGTGATCGTAAAATTGAAAGGGCTCTGAAGAGACTTGATGAAGAGGATGCCAAAGCAGCTGTTGCAATTTCTGTATCGGAAGTTACCCTG ACACCAGAGATTGATGAGATGTCAAAGCAAATTAAGGAGAAATTGCATGAACTCGATCAATTTG ATCTTGAAGGCAAGACGGACATGAAGATGCGGGTCCAGGAAGAGATTGAAGAGCTAAGAACTCAAAGAGCAGATAAACAG TCTATGCTTCTTTTGGATGCTTTCAACAAAGATCGTGCATCTCTTCCTCAGCCTATGGCGAATGCTTTGCAGGGTGCACCTATGCCTGCAGCTGTTCCAGATCCTCACATTCAGGAGATGATCAATGAAAAGCTAAAGAAAGCTGAAGAACTTG GTGAACAAGGAATGGTAGATGAAGCACAGAAAGCATTAGAAGAGGCCGAAGCACTAAAAAAG CTGCCAGCTCGACAGGAACCTGTACTGGATTCATCAAAGTACACAGCTGCTGATGTGCGCATT ACTGATCAGAAGCTTCGTGTCTGTGACATTTGTGGAGCATTCCTCAGTGTTTATGACAG CGATCGCCGTTTAGCTGATCATTTTGGTGGAAAGCTCCATTTAGGGTATATGCTAATCCGTGAAAAGCTAGTTGAACTCCAG GTGCTGCTATAA
- the LOC121785557 gene encoding calreticulin-3-like translates to MCLLKMGKSKHRLLQSLSVFIVSLHLLRASFAEVIFEERFDDGWKSRWVHSDWKKAEGKAGTFKHAAGKWHGDPDDRGIQTTTDARHYAISAKIPEFSNKNRTMVVQYSIRLEQDIECGGGYIKLLSGYVNQKKFGGDTPYSMMFGPDLCGTQTKKLHVILSYQGQNYPIKKDLQCETDKLTHFYTFILRPDASYSVLIDGRERDSGSMYTDWDILPPRKIKAVNAKKPADWDDREYINDPDDVKPEGYDTIPREIPDPKAKQPHDWDEDEDGKWRPPRIPNPRYRGPWKPKRIKNPNYKGKWKIPWIDNPEFEDDPDLYVLKPIKYVGIEVWQVKAGAVFDNILICDDPDYAKSVVEEVFANRELEKEAFEEAEKIRKAREEEEAQRAREDGERRRKERGYDRRHRDRYRDKYRRHRDYMDDDYHDEL, encoded by the exons ATGTGCTTACTCAAAATGGGCAAATCTAAGCATAGATTGCTGCAATCGTTATCTGTTTTTATCGTTTCACTTCACCTGCTTCGCGCTTCGTTTGCTGAGGTTATATTTGAGGAGAGGTTTGATG ATGGATGGAAGAGCCGGTGGGTTCACTCTGATTGGAAGAAGGCTGAGGGTAAAGCTGGCACATTTAAGCACGCGGCAGGGAAGTGGCATGGTGATCCCGATGACAGAG GTATCCAGACTACCACTGATGCTAGGCATTATGCCATATCAGCAAAAATCCCGGAGTTCAGCAATAAAAATAGAACAATGGTAGTTCAGTATTCCATTAGGCTTGAACAGGATATTGAATGCGGCGGGGGTTATATCAAACTTCTCTCTGGTTATGTTAATCAAAAGAAATTTGGTGGTGACACGCCTTACAG CATGATGTTTGGACCTGATTTATGCGGCACCCAGACAAAGAAACTGCATGTCATACTGTCATATCAGGGTCAAAATTACCCTATCAAGAAGGATTTGCAATGTGAAACGGACAAGCTAACACATTTTTACACCTTCATTCTTCGGCCTGATGCATCATATAGCGTTCTTATTGATGGTCGTGAAAGAGATTCTGGAAGCATGTACACAGATTGGGATATTCTACCTCCCCGGAAAATTAAAGCAGTGAATGCCAAAAAG CCTGCTGACTGGGATGATAGAGAATACATAAATGACCCTGATGATGTCAAGCCTGAG GGATATGATACTATTCCACGAGAAATACCCGATCCAAAGGCAAAACAG CCTCATGACtgggatgaagatgaagatggaaAATGGAGACCACCAAGAATTCCGAATCCGAGATACAGAGGGCCATGGAAGCCTAAG CGAATCAAGAATCCTAATTACAAAGGAAAATGGAAGATCCCTTGGATTGACAATCCTG AGTTTGAAGATGATCCCGATCTATATGTCCTGAAGCCCATCAAGTATGTTGGCATTGAAGTTTGGCAG GTGAAAGCAGGTGCTGTTTTTGACAACATTTTAATTTGTGATGATCCTGACTACGCGAAGAGCGTAGTCGAGGAAGTATTTGCTAATAGGGAG CTTGAAAAAGAAGCCTTTGAGGAAGCAGAGAAGATCAGAAAAGCTAGAGAGGAAGAG GAAGCACAGCGAGCAAGGGAAGACGGTGAAAGGAGGAGAAAAGAAAGGGGTTATGACAGAAGGCATCGGGACCGGTACAGGGACAAATACAGGAGG CACCGTGATTACATGGATGACGATTATCAC GATGAACTCTAG